The following proteins are encoded in a genomic region of Chryseobacterium cucumeris:
- the rplA gene encoding 50S ribosomal protein L1: MAKLTKKQKEALSKVEKGRIYNLEEGSALVKEVNTTKFDASVDIAVRLGVDPRKANQMVRGVVSLPHGTGKDVKVLALVTPDKEAEAKAAGADYVGLDEYLQKIKEGWTDVDVIVTMPAVMGKLGPLGRVLGPRGLMPNPKSGTVTMEIGKAVTEVKAGKIDFKVDKYGIIHAGIGKVSFDAAKIKENAQELIQTLIKMKPTAAKGTYVKSIYLSSTMSPGIAIDTKSVN; this comes from the coding sequence ATGGCAAAATTAACTAAAAAGCAAAAGGAAGCTTTAAGCAAAGTAGAAAAAGGAAGAATCTATAACCTTGAAGAAGGTTCAGCTCTTGTAAAAGAAGTGAACACTACAAAGTTTGATGCTTCTGTCGATATCGCAGTAAGATTAGGAGTAGACCCTAGAAAAGCAAACCAAATGGTAAGAGGTGTTGTATCTCTTCCTCACGGTACTGGTAAAGATGTTAAAGTATTAGCTCTTGTAACTCCAGATAAAGAAGCAGAAGCTAAAGCTGCTGGTGCTGACTATGTAGGTCTTGACGAATATTTACAAAAAATCAAAGAAGGTTGGACAGATGTTGACGTTATCGTTACGATGCCAGCTGTAATGGGTAAATTAGGTCCATTAGGTAGAGTATTAGGTCCAAGAGGTTTAATGCCAAACCCTAAATCAGGAACTGTAACAATGGAAATTGGTAAAGCAGTAACTGAAGTAAAAGCAGGTAAAATTGATTTCAAAGTAGACAAGTATGGTATTATCCATGCTGGTATTGGTAAAGTATCTTTCGATGCTGCCAAGATCAAAGAAAATGCTCAGGAATTAATCCAGACATTGATCAAAATGAAACCAACTGCTGCTAAAGGAACTTATGTGAAGAGTATCTATTTATCTTCTACAATGAGCCCAGGTATTGCAATTG
- the rplK gene encoding 50S ribosomal protein L11 has translation MAKKVFKMVKLQVKGGAANPSPPVGPALGSAGVNIMEFCKQFNGRTQDKPGQVLPVVITVYEDKSFEFVIKTPPAAIQLMDAAKIKGGSGEPNRNKVGSVTWEQVKKIAEDKMADLNCFTMDSALSMVAGTARSMGLRVTGTKPTNA, from the coding sequence ATGGCTAAGAAAGTCTTTAAAATGGTAAAGCTTCAGGTGAAAGGTGGCGCAGCTAACCCTTCTCCACCAGTAGGTCCAGCATTGGGTTCTGCAGGTGTGAACATCATGGAGTTTTGTAAGCAATTTAACGGAAGAACCCAAGATAAGCCAGGGCAAGTTTTACCTGTAGTAATTACAGTATACGAAGACAAATCTTTTGAATTCGTTATTAAAACTCCACCTGCAGCAATCCAGTTAATGGATGCAGCTAAGATCAAGGGAGGTTCTGGTGAACCAAACAGAAACAAAGTAGGTTCTGTAACTTGGGAACAGGTAAAGAAAATCGCTGAAGATAAAATGGCGGATCTTAACTGTTTTACAATGGACTCTGCTCTTTCTATGGTTGCAGGTACTGCCAGATCTATGGGATTAAGAGTAACAGGAACTAAACCAACTAACGCTTAA